A region of the Drosophila subobscura isolate 14011-0131.10 chromosome J, UCBerk_Dsub_1.0, whole genome shotgun sequence genome:
gGGCTGCAAATTTGGCACCCCTTAGCAGACCAGACACAATTGCCTggtttgaaaattgctttttaGGCGTTTAAACGTGGTTTTTACAGCAATCTGCAATGCTTCACTATCACAGCATTGCTTGCGGCAcattttgtgcataatttcAGGCCGAATTTTAGTTAATTAATTGTCTTATTTTaagagaaaataattttcacgAGTGAAATACGTACCACACGACAGCacaacagtgtgaccgcggaaaatataccgtgataccctcaaaaatataccaaaatataccatctcaatttaaaaatataccgtaatatcCCGCAGTTTAAAATCATATTCCACGATTTGATATTCTATTTGTCGTTACGAGCTTtgaaagacttttaacactgaaccAATAATtaaatccgattgaagaatcaatttggcttattataagtactctttttattggattgtataccttatgaccatatattatacatatttgtatttgaatgttTCATTTgatggtcagggaaattctctcctgtgGCTGAACGCTCAGGGAAATTCTATCCTGAggctaaacggtcagggatatattgtattcatattcatatatagCTATATCATTTTTTCTAGGAAATTCGCCAAAATGGGTCATTTTTGTAGATTTAAGGTCAACAGAACGGATTTTGCTGTAGTCAATGCTTAAAAGTTGATTAAAGAGACCGAGAAATCCCGCGGCTATTGACTTTACCTATCGGGGCATCCTTTTTATCGGTATTTTTGTGCGGCAATTGAAAGTTGACTTGTCGGCTGCATGCCTTTATATGTAAATTAGTTAACATAATTATGGTTATACGAACCATCTTTCCGGCATAAATTCTACAAATTGTAATCATAAGATTTTCCGTTTTCATAGCTAAtgtggggctggtgctggatAACGAATCATTGACTGTGATTTCACAGTTCCGTATTTTAATGTGTAGTTAGTTAACAGAGCTAGACAGACCTATGTTAAGTTTTAACATGGTAATTGagtgaaaacatttttctttattaaaaAATCAGCACGCAGACAATAGCTTAGGTGCTTAGAGTCCATGCTTGTTGCTAATATTAAATGGGAtttcaaaatcgaggaaaataatttaggATTTGGGTTTATTTATGGTATATCTTGGTATATTTGTGAGGGTCAGgcagtatattttatcgataaatacgcggtcacactgattaCAAGAATCGAAATTTCACAATCGCGAACCGCTACGCgtaatattttttacatttttactaAATTTAAAAACGACAATCTGCTCTATGAGGCGGCAACACCTTTGGCAGGACAACAACACACAGTATTTGATACCAAATTGACGTAGTGTAGGGTAGGCATCGCACTGGGGCATTTGGCTAGGGATAGCTCAGGCaaacgcaacaacaacacaaccaTCCGGAATCGTTGAATAACCCCAAAGAAAAGTCATGGCTTTCCGGCTGCTGAGCACGGCCAAGGCGATGAGCAGCCTGATGAGACGCAGCTACATGTCCGGTCCGCTGCCAAACAAAGTGAGTAACAGGATGACGGAATTAGCAAGGGTCACGTGATGGCTCCTTATAAACCCTCTgctttctcctcctcctcctccggcaaCACCTTCTCGGCCAGCAGGTGCAGCGTGAAGCCAGTGCTGGCGTTGGTATGCTGCCGCGGGAACTGTCGCCACTCATACGCTACTtcgtggagcagctgcagttgttCTGCAAGAAGCCGCCGAAGGGTTTTGAAAAGTACTTTGAGGCCGGCGGCAAGTCCACACAGCCGAAAGGTGCCAATGGGGAGAAAAAACCTGTGGCAAAGGACAGCCAATCGGCGACAGATAAATCCAAAGCAACACAACCCCAAACGTCAAAGTCGGCAGCTGCCTCAGAGTCCAAATCAGATTGGAATTTCGGAATGTTTAGCAACAGTTCACGCGGAGCGTCTGGACGACGTTCAAATCCGCCCGGCGGTCGCCCCATAGGCGAGGGCAGTGGCGGAGATCGCGAGCGCTGGATACTGCTGGGCGCCATCGGTGCCGTGGTGCTTGTCGGCTCGTTTGCCTTCTTCGAGATGGGCTACAAGGAGATCTCCTGGAAGGAGTTCGTAAACAGGTGCGAGGCAGGCCCTTCTCTGCAATTTTTATTAtgtaatttatgaatttttttctgttgttttttctttgctcagTTACCTGTCCAAGGGCATGGTGGAGAAGCTGGAGGTGGTTAACAAGAAGTGGGTGCGTGTGCGCCTCCAGCAGAACAGTGGCCAGGGCAGCGGCGTGCTCTGGTTCAATATTGGCAGCGTCGACAGCTTCGAGCGGAATCTGGAGACGGCGCAAACGGAGCAGGGCACGGAATCGATCAACTTTGTGCCCGTCATCTATCGCAACGAGGTGGAGGCGTCCAGCTTGACGGGTCTGCTGCCCACGCTGCTCATCATCGGTTTCCTTGTCTACATGATGCGCAAATCCGCTGACATGATGGGCGGCGCACGGGGGCGCAAGGGTGGCGGTCTCTTTGGCGGCGTCATGCAGTCCACAGCCAAGCTGACAAATCCCACAGAGATTGGTGTGGGCTTCAAGTGAGTTTCGCGAGTCTCCATCctgctttcattttgtaaCTTCTATTCTCTTCCCCAGGGACGTTGCTGGCTGCGAGGAGGCCAAGATTGAGATCATGGAGTTTGTCAACTTCCTGAAGAATCCCCAGCAGTACATCGATCTGGGCGCCAAGATACCAAAGGGCGCCATGCTCACGGGACCCCCGGGCACGGGCAAaacgctgctggccaaggccaCCGCTGGCGAGGCGAATGTTCCCTTCATCACAGTCTCCGGCTCGGAGTTCCTCGAGATGTTTGTGGGCGTGGGACCGTCCCGCGTGCGTGACATGTTCGCCATGGCCCGCAAGCATGCTCCCTGCATCCTGTTCATCGATGAGATCGATGCCGTGGGCCGAAAGCGTGGCGGCAAGAACTTTGGCGGCCACTCGGAGCAGGAGAACACACTCAatcagctgctggtggagatGGATGGCTTCAACACGACGACGAAtgtggtggtgctggctgccaccaATCGCGTGGACATCCTGGACAAGGCACTGATGCGACCGGGTCGCTTCGATCGTCAGATCTATGTGCCAGCGCCCGACATCAAGGGCAGGGCGAGCATCTTCAAGGTGCATCTGGGCGGACTTAAGGCGGAGCTGGACAAGAACGATCTCGCCCGCAAAATGGCAGCCCTGACGCCTGGCTTCACTGGCGCAGACATCGCGAACGTGTGCAATGAGGCCGCCCTGATTGCCGCCCGCGACTCCAAGGATTCGATTGTGCTGAAGCACTTCGAGCAGGCCATCGAGCGTGTGATTGCCGGCATGGAGAAGAAGACGAATGTGCTGGCGCCGGAGGAGAAGAAAACGGTGGCGCACCACGAGGCGGGACACGCTGTGGCCGGCTGGTTCCTGGAGCATGCCGATCCCCTGCTGAAGGTTTCGATTATACCGCGCGGCAAGGGTCTGGGCTATGCCCAGTATCTGCCCCGAGATCACTACCTGCTGTCCAAGGAGCAGCTGTTCGATCGCATGTGCATGACGATCGGTGGTCGCGTGGCCGAGGAGCTGTTCTTCAATCGCATCACCACCGGCGCACAGGATGATCTGAAGAAGATCACGGACATCGCGTACTCGCAGGTGGTGCGCTTCGGCATGAGCGACAAGATCGGGCAGGTGAGCTTCGATGTGGGCCAGGCCGGTGATCCCGTGTTCAGCAAGCCCTACTCGGAGGACACCGCCATGATGATCGACGGCGAGGTGCGGTCCATCATCAAGACCGCCCACGAGGCCACCACCACACTGCTGACCAAGCACAAGGAGGAGGTGCGTCGCGTGGCCGAGCGACTGCTGCAGAACGAGGTGCTCAGCCGCGACGACATGATCGAGCTGCTCGGCCCGCGTCCTTTCAAGGAGAAGTCCACCTACGAGGAGTTTGTCGAGGGCACCGGCTCCTTTGAGGAGGACACCACCCTGCCCGAGGGCCTCAAGAGTTGgaacaaggagaaggagatcACACCGCCCACAGACACCTCCACGTCGCCTCCGCCCCCGACCAAGCCAGTGACCGCACAGACCAGCTAGACGCCCGTCCGCCGTctctttgttttcgttgtAATCCCTAGTCGAGGTTAGAGAATGTGCAACCAGAAAGGATGGAGAAGCGGAAGAGCAGCGCTTTAACGGGTGCTTGGAGTGTCACTCCCGTACACAAACActcaatacacacacacaaacaagcgCACGCTCTTCACaatgtttttgcatatttttaagCTAGACCTCACCCCACCCCCATGGATGTGTCCCTGTTCGGGTTTAAGAACGGGGCATTGGATCTGAAAACTAAATTCCCCGTTAGCTGTATTTTGAACATGGAACAATAAATGCAACGCGCCTTTAAGTGTGGGAAAACGCTTGAATTTATAACGGAGCTTTCTGTCAGGCGCTCTCTTCGAAGGTATTTCGAGCGAAAGGTGGGTGGAGTAAGCCGCTCTTGCGGTTAATTGCTGCGATTCGGTAAATTCATCTCGTTTGATTGAGCAGAGTTTTGATGGCCTCACCCTAGCTGTACTTATACCCTGCGCGTTGCTACCCTTTTTTATGCACCAGTGTAAGCTTTTCGCTCTTAATTTTCCTACGCTCTCTTATTCCCACATGCTTTTCTTTactctctcccactcgctctctctctgagtgACTGTGGGCCGCTTATCACTTATCAGCTGTTCCGATGCTGATGTGATGCGCTTTGTGCAGCCGGCACGGACACGTTAAGTAGTGCAAGTTGCCGCAAAGCTTTGCTCaaatacaactacaactaccaCCATCCATCGCATCGAGTGGCGTCCCAGTGTGTGTTGGGGTCTcagctgccgcttgccgcCTGCCGTGTCGTAGAGTCGTTTTGTTGGTTGTCGCGTTCGTGTGCGCGcacagaaaacagcagcagcagccagcagccagcagcagcaaatcgcAGTCGCAATAATAGCCACAATATAGTATTCCGCTGAAGTCCCCCAGTTTCGAATCATCTGCCGCTGCAGTTGCAAGCAAGTGGAGTGCGCCGGCCATAACTCAACTCAATAATCATACAATATAATCataagcaacagcagcagcagttggctgaattgcattttgttaaaTCGACGATGGCTGTGTGGAATGCAATTTGACGATTATATaatgtaaaacaaaataaacaaaaaacaaatacaaggCGAGAATTAGTCGGAAAGAAAAGTGCGCGgacaaaaatcaaagttgAATTAAAGTTCTACCCGCTGCGGGATCCATCTGCTCTCCGTGCCCTTCTGCTCCTTCGTTGTCTCCTTCTTCTCGACTCCCTTGCGAGTTTAGTAGCATTTAGCTTTGGTTGATCGCCTGCTTGGTGCAGGCAAAATGGCAGCCGGCCGGCAAAAGTCCATTCATAACGGAGATTGAAGTTCGAATTTCAAATTACTAAGATCATTCATTATGCCGCCCTGTGGCCGTTGATCGTTCTTGGggcttttcatttgcaatgcaatttttgtgtttgatttgtgttttgtttttgtttttcttctctttttttgccaattgTCGCAATTGTCGGGTCAcgtgtttgttgctgccgccagTTAACTTCTGCACTCGTTGTAACGGTGCATGTTCTccgttggttgtgtgtgtgtgtgagtgggtgcATCGGTGTGCATGAGTGTCTGTTTGTGAAAGCTTGCATGCTGTGCGTTATTAGTGCGTTattcatgttgttgttgctgctgctgtcgctgccgctactgcagttgttgctgttgtgggaGTCCACAGCACATGCAATGTTCTTCTTCCATCTCACTCTATCTGTCCGTCTCTCTGTGCTGCTCCatcaattgtttgttgttgtgggtgtgggaaaAGATCAAGGCGCGTATTAGCGCACAGCAACATGCAAAaacagagagcgggaggggTGGTGGGAGCTAGTCCGAACAGAAGACAAAAGTTCAGAGCtataaaagttaattttatGGGAAATAGTTAGCCTGTGGATGAGATCAGGTGGAGACaaagtggtttttttttattaaaaaattataatttgttccCAGAAATATTTTAGTGGGAGAGCCATAAAGTTTATGGAAAGAGAAGCAGATCCTTGGTGTAAATGTTGCCTGTGATTGGAGCTTCTGTGAGTCGTCAGGTTTTGTGTTGCTTCGGCATTTCTCTGATGCCAAAGCGGGAGCCtggttatatttatttcttcagTAGGTTCTTGTATCATATTTCTAGAGATTTTTCCACAGTTCTTTTCCACCTGAAAAAGTCTACCTTTAGTTGCTACTTTTACAGCTGTATCTGCCATGCCTCCTCTTTATATTCATTGCCATTTAGACAGCTGGCTGCTATAACTGGATTGAAACTCCACCGATAGAGTGTCGTTCTTTTACTCAAATTTATTGGCTGGCTTTAGTTGCATATAAACTACGGCAGATCTATTTCACTCTCTATTGTTGTACCCGCATCCAAATTGTCACTCAGCCGTCAATGCCGTGCACCTGCCagctgccacctgccacccaCTCTCTGCTACTGCCGCACAGTTCCCTGTGCCACCCCCCAATCGCTGCAGTTTTACGATTTTTCGTTGCGAATCATTGCACTTTTTGCGGaaaacggagagagagagggagagggcgagggcgagcaAGGGAGTTGCCTGTCGAAAGTTTGCATTTCCGAAAgtttaaaattacaatttaattaaatttcacacCGCCAACCACCCCCCCAAACCACCCGCAAACcacaaacaaccaacaaacaaaaaaaaaacaaatctttttTGCAGTAATACGATGTTGGTGCCTTCAAAATCCAATAAGTatccaacaacaaagcaaaacaacaacaaaagttaaCGCAACGTTTCTAAAACActacaaaaataacaataatccccataaataaatcaaataaaattaaataaaacaagtaaaatatttgtttcaaaaaaatatttctaacCAAAAGTGGCCTGCAAAACGAGGAGgagaaagcaacaacaaaagaagcaACCTAGAAATGTGATTCCCAGTGtgaaatgtaaacaaaaacgtGAACAATTCTATTTGATTATtagccaaagcaaagccaaggccaaaagcaaacctaaaaccaaaaccaaaccaaaagtcATCCAAaaccaagcaacaaaaataaattaaagcaaacgTAAAGGCAGTAAAAGCAGTGGCAAAAATCCAAGTagccaaatggaaatcaaGGAATCCTCAAGCAAATTAAACAGCagactagcagcagcagccaccagcgtGGCCAATGATTAAGGGCCGGGATTGTTAGCCGTTCCGTAGTAATCGTAGCAGCATCCCCCCGTCCATCCATaaacaccacaccacaccacagacGCCCCCCAGCCCCGCGCTCAATGCCCGGACAGCAGACGTTAGCGCAACAATTATAGAGTAGCAAcagagagcagccagcagcagacagtcagccagccagtcccCTGCAAGACACaatcccatccatccacacacataaacacactcCCCCCACATCAACATGGACATCAagattgagcagcagcagcaacagcaacaacaacagcagcagcagcagcaagtggagCTGGGTCCCTGCTCGCCCTCGGAGGTGCCCAATGATCCTGGGTAAGTGTTTTACTCTATTAATTTCTTAGAACTTCAAGAGGGTACTGCAGTGTGTACTTGAAGGTTGTGACATTCTCAAGGAACTAAGATCTATCTACACATATACCTTATATTAACCCCTAGATATCATAGTCTGCTCTTTGAACTTTTAGTTTGATTCTAGGTTCCCAAGCTCTTTAGATATTTGCCTCTACCATCATTCGTTTTTGTGTTAATACCCCAAAAAGTTCTCCAAAATatcaatcaaaaatcaatcattttataattaaatttctatAAGAAAAGTTTACCCTAAAAACGATTTGTtctcaaacatttctttctaGAGAAAATTTCATGATTTTTTGAAGAAAATTTAttcccatttatttataaaggttttattcatttattttcatacTTTGCATCCCAAAAGCTGCACTCgatgaaatgtgaaatttctGCAAACAAATTGGCAAAACTTTCCCCACTATGCCACAAAATCTTATCCAAATTCGATAACTGCCCGAAGATTATCTCCTTAAGAGTATCTAATTATTCGCTTACCAAAAATCTCGCCCGTTTCTTTctttaatgtgttttttttttatgtctGAGGTCGTGGACGTGGCATtaattgttttagttttaagtTTGTCATTATTGAAGAGCAGGAAATGGCTGGGGAGCAGTGGTAAATGGTGAGTAACGTGGCAAGGGGAATGCGGCGGGGGTAGGAAAGTGTGAAAGCAGTTAGAGCTGTTGACAGAAAGTTTTTCTATGTCAACTATGGGCACCAGTACCGTCCAGGCCCGTCCAGTGGTGTCTAGGCCGAGAACAGGGGAGTGCAAAGTCTGCGAAACTAATtagaaaacaatttgccaaggacatcaaaattcaattaaagccaTTGAGAGCTTAGTGCTTTAGTGCATTGCAGTTAGTCCTCTCCTcagcactcggcactcggcactcgtCCTTCTACTGGTTACAGTTTATCATCGGTCCAGtatctgccactctgccacacggCCACTGCCGCTTTGCCACTTCCTGTGTCGCATTTACTCTGCACCGAAAATGGGTTAAGTTGTGATTGCGGCGGTGTCATATGCAGCAGATTAATTGCAAGCTGCATTGCTGATAATTTGCAtctggctgtggatgtggaggatTGCAACGGCTGTGGGGGactgtgggtgggtgtgtgtctctgctggaaagtcagagagagagaaacagacaaacaaatgaGTGATCCCATGATTGGCAGTCGAGTGGCACTGCTGTGGCACTGATTGAAAGGTAATGATGATGGGCAGCGTCTGggtgcaggcaggcagccaggcacaAAACAGCCTTTTGACGCAGTCCATGAACTGAACAAATTATGAAAGGAGGCAAATGCCACAATCGATGTGGCATTAGTATTCATGCATGTGTAGCATAAATGAGCTTCCTAGGGAATGCATATGAAAGGGGGAAAATGTAATTGGAGTCAGGAAAGGGAGCATATGAAAAGGGAAGAGATCTATGGGAAAATGCGTGGAATTGGATTGTAGGTTTGTGTGTTTATCTAAGAAAAATTAGGGTAAAGATACCAAGTAAAATACCAAGAAAAACCCTTGAGATTTGTGTTAGTTCTACtccaaatcaaataaatcgtAGATCCCAGCTCTTTTCTccagaaaattgaaaagaaaacccacAGCAAAGATCACAAAATATCATCCCAACTTTATGCcccaattttaatttaatttcttgcaACTTCAAACAAAGTAAATCTTAAATATGAGACACTAATGGAGCGTTCCATAACCATCTCTAGTGTCACACTGAAGCACAGAAACTCTCCATCATATCGCGAAGAAGTCAGACATTACCTCCGACTGTAAGGCAGAGATCTCCAAGGGAAAAAGGAGAGACGGGCCAGCGGGAAATGGGCAGTAGTTATGGCCATATGGCCCCGGACAGCCGTCGCAATCCATTGAACACGCAATccccataaattatgcagTTCATGCATATACATGTGATACATAATTTCCCCCTCTCCCCACCCTCCccccttgccactgccacatttCGTATGCGCGTATATCTATTATCGAAATGCTGCAAATTTCAGCACTCCACAAAGAGTGTGCGGCACGGGGTGGGGGCTGTGGGCTTTTGGGATGTTTGATGCAGCAGCTCTTCTTGTCTATTTGCattagtttttggccaacttgcagcaacagcaacagccacaaaaataggctgctgcatgttgcatcttcaagtggcaggcagtcagcgcagggcggggcagggcagggaagggCGGTTCGGTAGGCTA
Encoded here:
- the LOC117893881 gene encoding AFG3-like protein 2 isoform X2: MAFRLLSTAKAMSSLMRRSYMSGPLPNKVQREASAGVGMLPRELSPLIRYFVEQLQLFCKKPPKGFEKYFEAGGKSTQPKGANGEKKPVAKDSQSATDKSKATQPQTSKSAAASESKSDWNFGMFSNSSRGASGRRSNPPGGRPIGEGSGGDRERWILLGAIGAVVLVGSFAFFEMGYKEISWKEFVNSYLSKGMVEKLEVVNKKWVRVRLQQNSGQGSGVLWFNIGSVDSFERNLETAQTEQGTESINFVPVIYRNEVEASSLTGLLPTLLIIGFLVYMMRKSADMMGGARGRKGGGLFGGVMQSTAKLTNPTEIGVGFKDVAGCEEAKIEIMEFVNFLKNPQQYIDLGAKIPKGAMLTGPPGTGKTLLAKATAGEANVPFITVSGSEFLEMFVGVGPSRVRDMFAMARKHAPCILFIDEIDAVGRKRGGKNFGGHSEQENTLNQLLVEMDGFNTTTNVVVLAATNRVDILDKALMRPGRFDRQIYVPAPDIKGRASIFKVHLGGLKAELDKNDLARKMAALTPGFTGADIANVCNEAALIAARDSKDSIVLKHFEQAIERVIAGMEKKTNVLAPEEKKTVAHHEAGHAVAGWFLEHADPLLKVSIIPRGKGLGYAQYLPRDHYLLSKEQLFDRMCMTIGGRVAEELFFNRITTGAQDDLKKITDIAYSQVVRFGMSDKIGQVSFDVGQAGDPVFSKPYSEDTAMMIDGEVRSIIKTAHEATTTLLTKHKEEVRRVAERLLQNEVLSRDDMIELLGPRPFKEKSTYEEFVEGTGSFEEDTTLPEGLKSWNKEKEITPPTDTSTSPPPPTKPVTAQTS
- the LOC117893881 gene encoding AFG3-like protein 2 isoform X1; the protein is MAFRLLSTAKAMSSLMRRSYMSGPLPNKQVQREASAGVGMLPRELSPLIRYFVEQLQLFCKKPPKGFEKYFEAGGKSTQPKGANGEKKPVAKDSQSATDKSKATQPQTSKSAAASESKSDWNFGMFSNSSRGASGRRSNPPGGRPIGEGSGGDRERWILLGAIGAVVLVGSFAFFEMGYKEISWKEFVNSYLSKGMVEKLEVVNKKWVRVRLQQNSGQGSGVLWFNIGSVDSFERNLETAQTEQGTESINFVPVIYRNEVEASSLTGLLPTLLIIGFLVYMMRKSADMMGGARGRKGGGLFGGVMQSTAKLTNPTEIGVGFKDVAGCEEAKIEIMEFVNFLKNPQQYIDLGAKIPKGAMLTGPPGTGKTLLAKATAGEANVPFITVSGSEFLEMFVGVGPSRVRDMFAMARKHAPCILFIDEIDAVGRKRGGKNFGGHSEQENTLNQLLVEMDGFNTTTNVVVLAATNRVDILDKALMRPGRFDRQIYVPAPDIKGRASIFKVHLGGLKAELDKNDLARKMAALTPGFTGADIANVCNEAALIAARDSKDSIVLKHFEQAIERVIAGMEKKTNVLAPEEKKTVAHHEAGHAVAGWFLEHADPLLKVSIIPRGKGLGYAQYLPRDHYLLSKEQLFDRMCMTIGGRVAEELFFNRITTGAQDDLKKITDIAYSQVVRFGMSDKIGQVSFDVGQAGDPVFSKPYSEDTAMMIDGEVRSIIKTAHEATTTLLTKHKEEVRRVAERLLQNEVLSRDDMIELLGPRPFKEKSTYEEFVEGTGSFEEDTTLPEGLKSWNKEKEITPPTDTSTSPPPPTKPVTAQTS